Proteins from a genomic interval of Neorhodopirellula lusitana:
- a CDS encoding ArsR/SmtB family transcription factor encodes MAKKSTTKKTCDSTPVKLKADTTAVDFAKLAWAIAHPARVQIVRLLIGREACICGEIVNELPLAQSTVSQHLKILKDSGLIQGEVDGPKVCYCINQECLAQLKAFVAEL; translated from the coding sequence ATGGCAAAGAAAAGCACCACCAAGAAGACCTGCGACTCCACTCCGGTGAAGCTGAAGGCCGACACCACCGCCGTCGACTTCGCAAAACTGGCCTGGGCAATCGCGCACCCCGCTCGTGTGCAAATCGTCCGATTGCTGATCGGTCGCGAAGCGTGCATTTGTGGCGAGATCGTCAACGAGTTACCGCTCGCTCAATCCACTGTTTCGCAACACCTGAAGATTCTGAAAGATTCCGGACTGATCCAGGGCGAAGTCGATGGCCCCAAGGTCTGCTACTGCATCAACCAAGAATGCCTCGCCCAACTGAAGGCCTTCGTCGCGGAACTGTAG
- the ftsH gene encoding ATP-dependent zinc metalloprotease FtsH, with protein sequence MTKDARSDSKEPSKPKDSPEGEGGRRGGNPVLIAVVIAALAAMLFLNRTEPRSEITASFFQEQLEKGNVEKVRIGDLDVSGSFKIRPELPVDEDANAEDAAKPEPLLKEFVFTRPGGEEYANALAKELQAKNITDYAFLKPDSTAAVMQVLLMLALPLGILFLVFTMIRRSRNEMMGGGGFLSGFSKSPAKRFEATDKVISFDDVAGLEGVKADLQEIVDYLKTPDKFQKLGGQVPKGVLLNGPPGTGKTLLARAVAGEADVPFFSVNGSEFIQMFVGVGASRVRDLFKTAKDQSPSIIFIDEIDAVGRQRGAGLGGGHDEREQTLNQILGEMDGFSGTHAVIVIAATNRPDVLDPALLRPGRFDRHVTVGRPTMKGREEIFKVHVRDVPLGDDVDLKRLAAGTVGLTGADIKNMVNESALWAARNDKKVVEMADFDYARDKILMGAKREEILQEDEKEKTAYHEAGHTLTAWHLEGSHIVHKVTIIPRGRALGVTQYVPNEDRLSMSKKELEHQLIVLLGGRAAEKIVYTETCVGAENDLERATSIARRMVTHWGMSPKIGPVSYKTSDEDPFLGREIHQSRQFSEHTQELIDEEVARILLEADQKAEQLLREHREQLETITRALLDREELNEVELTELIGPSIHKRNGDTHDKVEQIMVPEGAAERADSSAPLKRIADRR encoded by the coding sequence ATGACAAAGGACGCCCGGTCCGACTCCAAAGAACCCTCCAAGCCGAAAGACTCGCCGGAGGGCGAGGGCGGTCGGCGCGGCGGGAATCCCGTGCTGATTGCAGTCGTCATTGCTGCGCTGGCAGCGATGTTGTTCCTTAACCGCACCGAGCCTCGGTCGGAGATCACGGCGAGTTTCTTCCAAGAACAGCTGGAAAAGGGCAACGTCGAAAAAGTTCGTATCGGCGATCTGGACGTTTCCGGATCGTTCAAGATTCGGCCCGAATTGCCTGTCGATGAGGACGCGAACGCGGAAGACGCAGCCAAACCCGAGCCATTGCTGAAGGAATTCGTGTTCACTCGCCCTGGCGGTGAGGAATACGCCAATGCGTTGGCCAAGGAACTGCAAGCCAAGAACATCACCGATTACGCCTTCCTGAAGCCCGATTCCACTGCCGCCGTCATGCAAGTGTTGCTGATGTTGGCATTGCCACTAGGAATTTTGTTCCTGGTCTTCACGATGATTCGCCGGTCACGCAATGAGATGATGGGCGGCGGAGGGTTCTTGTCGGGGTTCAGTAAGAGTCCAGCCAAGCGATTTGAAGCGACTGACAAGGTCATCTCGTTCGACGATGTCGCCGGCCTTGAGGGCGTGAAAGCCGACCTGCAGGAAATCGTCGACTACCTCAAGACACCTGATAAGTTCCAGAAACTCGGTGGCCAGGTGCCCAAGGGCGTTCTGCTCAATGGACCTCCGGGTACCGGGAAGACTTTGCTGGCCCGAGCGGTTGCCGGTGAAGCGGATGTGCCGTTCTTTAGCGTCAACGGTAGTGAATTCATCCAGATGTTCGTCGGTGTCGGTGCGTCTCGCGTGCGTGACCTGTTTAAAACGGCCAAGGATCAATCGCCTTCGATCATCTTCATTGACGAAATCGATGCGGTCGGTCGACAGCGTGGTGCTGGCCTGGGTGGCGGGCATGACGAACGTGAACAAACACTGAATCAGATTTTGGGCGAGATGGACGGGTTCTCGGGAACTCACGCGGTGATCGTGATCGCAGCCACGAACCGTCCCGACGTGCTGGATCCAGCGTTGTTGCGTCCCGGTCGCTTTGACCGTCACGTTACCGTTGGTCGTCCGACGATGAAGGGCCGCGAAGAAATCTTTAAGGTTCACGTTCGCGATGTGCCTTTGGGCGATGACGTTGATCTCAAGCGATTGGCCGCTGGTACGGTTGGATTGACCGGTGCGGATATCAAGAACATGGTCAACGAGTCCGCTCTTTGGGCGGCCCGTAATGACAAGAAGGTCGTTGAAATGGCGGACTTCGATTACGCCCGCGACAAAATCTTGATGGGTGCGAAACGCGAAGAGATTCTGCAGGAAGACGAGAAAGAGAAGACTGCCTATCACGAGGCGGGCCACACGCTAACGGCTTGGCATCTGGAAGGCTCGCACATCGTTCACAAGGTGACGATCATTCCTCGTGGTCGTGCTCTTGGTGTGACGCAGTACGTGCCCAACGAAGACCGGCTCAGCATGAGCAAGAAGGAACTCGAGCATCAGCTCATCGTGTTGCTTGGCGGGCGGGCTGCGGAAAAGATTGTCTACACCGAAACTTGTGTCGGTGCCGAGAATGACCTGGAGCGTGCTACTAGCATTGCTCGCCGAATGGTCACGCACTGGGGCATGAGTCCGAAAATCGGTCCGGTCAGTTACAAGACCAGTGACGAGGATCCGTTCTTGGGTCGCGAGATTCACCAATCACGTCAGTTCAGCGAGCACACTCAAGAGCTGATCGACGAAGAGGTCGCTCGTATCCTGTTGGAAGCCGACCAGAAGGCGGAGCAGTTGTTGCGAGAACATCGTGAACAGCTCGAAACCATCACCCGTGCTTTGCTGGATCGTGAAGAACTCAACGAAGTCGAATTGACCGAGTTGATTGGTCCTTCGATTCACAAACGCAACGGTGACACTCATGATAAGGTCGAACAGATCATGGTTCCCGAAGGTGCGGCTGAGCGTGCGGATAGTTCCGCACCATTGAAGCGTATCGCTGACCGTCGCTAA
- a CDS encoding zinc-dependent peptidase, with product MLVSQPQNHRNLNLSLAVAVVIALAGLIGGFFAPIVFAFVPVAGLVFYWLRRTTKRRLAVIGQAFPESWESILRSRVEFYMALSPAEQERFRNLVKVFLDEVAITGIRTDVDEVTRVLVAASAVIPILGFDDFEYATLGEVLIYPGSFDDKYKTEGNANANTLGMVGVNHLSGVMILSKPALIAGFDNTTDKRNVGIHEFAHLVDKADGEVDGVPPLADPADLNPWVRWVGEELRRDATSHEHIDDYAFTNEAEYFAVLSEYFFETPTLLQQRNPKLYDMLRKMYHQDTQRLLSGRPKRRRVGRNSPCPCGSGEKYKRCCKRHVAK from the coding sequence ATGTTAGTAAGCCAGCCCCAGAACCATCGGAACCTGAACCTGTCTCTCGCGGTGGCGGTGGTCATTGCACTTGCCGGATTGATCGGCGGATTCTTTGCGCCGATCGTATTTGCTTTCGTGCCCGTTGCAGGGCTGGTGTTCTATTGGCTGCGCCGGACGACGAAGCGGCGACTTGCGGTCATCGGGCAAGCGTTTCCAGAGTCTTGGGAAAGCATTCTGCGATCGCGTGTTGAGTTCTATATGGCTTTATCGCCAGCGGAACAGGAGCGTTTCCGGAACCTGGTGAAAGTGTTTCTGGACGAAGTCGCGATTACGGGGATTCGTACTGACGTGGATGAGGTGACGCGCGTGCTGGTTGCCGCCAGTGCAGTGATTCCGATTTTGGGATTTGACGATTTCGAGTATGCGACTTTGGGTGAGGTGCTGATCTATCCCGGTTCCTTCGACGACAAATACAAAACCGAAGGCAACGCAAATGCGAACACGTTGGGAATGGTCGGTGTGAACCATCTCAGTGGCGTGATGATTCTTTCCAAGCCAGCCTTGATCGCCGGTTTTGACAACACGACCGATAAGCGGAACGTTGGCATTCATGAGTTTGCGCACTTGGTCGACAAGGCGGATGGCGAGGTCGATGGTGTGCCACCGCTTGCCGATCCCGCTGACTTGAATCCGTGGGTGCGTTGGGTTGGTGAAGAGCTTCGACGCGACGCGACATCGCACGAGCACATTGACGACTATGCGTTCACGAACGAGGCGGAGTACTTTGCTGTCCTTAGCGAGTATTTCTTCGAGACGCCCACGCTGTTGCAGCAGCGAAATCCAAAGCTGTACGACATGCTTCGCAAAATGTACCACCAAGACACCCAGCGCCTGCTGTCGGGGCGTCCAAAGCGTCGTCGAGTGGGACGAAACTCACCGTGCCCTTGTGGCAGCGGTGAAAAGTACAAGCGTTGCTGCAAGCGACACGTCGCTAAATAG
- a CDS encoding Gfo/Idh/MocA family protein codes for MSPAPPNHRDTKPRRPLAAFMRSNGDEKAANSPNNPAPAAPTQGPSPTQSVENRRGFFAKSSLAIAGGTVLAAEQAVAMVPHVGGSDCLKVALIGCGARGRSAAAEVLMANSDQLASSSPPSADRHGSVQLVAIADAFGSQLQSAYRSLHSRFGQSIDIGDRRFVGIDAWRHALACDADLIILATPPVFRPKQFEAAVAACKHVMMESPVAVDHAGLQRITQAALIAKTGGLAVCAGLQRRHDQRLQETVAQLRGETSHDGTAPGMIGKLVSASINARALPSQPPRRGQPSHPDQTSRADLTSRPDSRMSDHEYELRNWLSFQWAGGGDLDQRFIHSLDLVHWCLGTAPLSASIATDEAGPQCNFTRDHEISRDHQVSCDYQVTYNYPGDFTASLQSFAQPSPPDQSGRKQSFDNLTQRIGETIHGTEGSCDLDRAMIRDQSGKVIWRSDAKRVAGQRWQTQANRLVNAIRTGEVFDESPLAIASTSAWLMGRACTTT; via the coding sequence ATGAGTCCCGCCCCACCGAATCACCGCGATACCAAGCCTCGTCGCCCACTGGCGGCCTTCATGCGCAGCAACGGTGATGAAAAGGCGGCGAATTCGCCTAACAATCCAGCTCCGGCAGCACCTACCCAAGGTCCCAGCCCGACTCAATCGGTCGAGAATCGGCGGGGATTCTTCGCAAAGAGCTCCCTCGCGATTGCGGGCGGAACCGTATTGGCAGCCGAACAAGCCGTGGCAATGGTCCCGCATGTCGGCGGCAGCGATTGTTTGAAGGTTGCCCTGATCGGATGCGGTGCTCGCGGCAGATCCGCTGCAGCCGAAGTGCTGATGGCGAATTCTGACCAACTCGCTTCTAGCAGTCCCCCCTCGGCGGACCGGCACGGCAGCGTGCAATTGGTCGCCATTGCCGACGCGTTCGGCTCACAATTGCAATCCGCCTATCGCAGCCTGCACAGCCGTTTCGGGCAAAGTATCGACATCGGCGATCGCCGATTTGTCGGCATCGACGCATGGCGTCATGCATTGGCCTGCGACGCGGATCTGATCATCCTGGCCACGCCTCCGGTCTTTCGCCCCAAGCAATTTGAAGCCGCGGTCGCCGCGTGCAAGCACGTGATGATGGAAAGTCCCGTCGCCGTCGACCACGCTGGACTTCAACGGATAACCCAAGCCGCACTGATTGCCAAAACTGGCGGGCTGGCGGTTTGTGCTGGCTTGCAACGACGCCACGACCAGCGACTCCAAGAAACAGTCGCACAACTTCGCGGCGAAACCAGCCACGACGGCACGGCGCCCGGAATGATTGGCAAGCTCGTGTCGGCATCGATCAACGCAAGGGCACTGCCTAGCCAGCCCCCGCGTCGCGGCCAGCCATCGCATCCCGATCAGACTTCACGTGCCGACCTAACATCGCGACCAGATTCGCGCATGTCCGATCATGAATATGAACTGCGAAACTGGTTGAGCTTCCAGTGGGCTGGTGGCGGTGACCTCGACCAGCGATTCATTCATTCACTCGATCTCGTGCATTGGTGTTTGGGAACGGCCCCGTTGTCAGCCTCGATCGCGACGGACGAGGCTGGTCCACAATGCAATTTCACCCGCGACCACGAAATCTCCCGCGACCACCAAGTTTCCTGTGACTACCAAGTCACCTACAACTATCCGGGCGACTTCACCGCCTCATTGCAGTCCTTTGCTCAGCCCAGCCCGCCAGATCAGTCTGGCCGCAAACAATCCTTCGACAACCTCACCCAACGAATCGGCGAAACGATTCACGGCACCGAAGGAAGTTGCGATCTGGATCGAGCCATGATTCGCGATCAGTCCGGCAAAGTAATTTGGCGGAGCGATGCCAAGAGGGTTGCCGGCCAACGCTGGCAAACGCAAGCCAACCGTCTGGTCAATGCGATCCGCACTGGTGAAGTGTTCGATGAGTCACCTCTCGCAATCGCCAGCACATCAGCGTGGCTGATGGGCCGAGCCTGCACCACAACCTAG
- a CDS encoding serine/threonine protein kinase, protein MAVTLVEFWKQLIASGLGDASTPPQWAADFAQDHGGKPPRDVSALAKWLVKTNRLLPFQASNLIHAPPAELAKLGGNNPNRIPKLRITPLTQSGPSTSESMPRWLPVTRDAVANEPARNGFLFQIRPDRLTPQDGDRLRSLAAINSPCLPRMELVGLPGGPLGSTESSVPIGETIDTVGLLVSMPAGCSLSEKLAQQAKWPAPKISQWTTSIASAMKQLAPFVTAGTPTPTSDRIWITDDGQAILGVDPVETFAPGTFNFRTSFGDTESHLLYTPPERLEGAGFTPIQEPSIIYSLGCLAYRLRTGSHAFAAAEDDQIRSRQLNDAPPELDAAVKQGAKGDPLFRVLAYALAKDPAARFATVEQFTTALQAAAATSSAAPAAAAQPPAEPTQPKSPDKSSELANSSELANSSEPKVASKPNRSSESAKPIQTGEPSETQQSSKPTRTSNPKQTETKPAVATRNLAPENRAPPATPAQEPPKAPKPKTNSDNQADDAATAKTIAATSPPSSDISGGDTSSNTVSTAKPKTAKQQTAKQQTVKQQTVKQQTVKQQTVKPQTAKPPAAKQPSVTEPSVPTTDAPTSDTPTPQVAPKSNPAGETQTAIPRKRAPRHRTSWLVLHFLWIPILLLLVALALQGPPEPRVAKRIRPAIPAVIPPVAGRPRQPTRPTRQPTNNSSPSESSQRETIQVVKSDKMLWAPPSAFKPKAPNNDSASTAGQSAATILLPPGPGAIVTLDLGKLKETGLLDTFAPEVAPLMDQLRKRVAIPLDDIRMIAMGWYRGSSGIPKLTIAAHLNEPQPFSQLIETLGVSEARGKGGVKLYIGEDAASFAYYPNKIGESDAAMTSAFAVGSIDQITEVAEVEGAPVLLPRQLEELWKHADPTDAVTLLTQPNFLVADARGWVEGASPPMVGWLRSAFMPECGGVLLRIVSANKGGSYVEARLSTAPGKNPVALATKLRDRLDESSVEAEDFLVTREVDPSWRLLASRLPMMWTFADDQTRSQVEDRNVIFNTYLPPQALPQLALATLLASNTTTNASSAIAATETVKLTVDQMLDRPMSLSFGQESMQFAVDTITNEFQQDLPPGNTMPPVEIVGSDLQLNGITQNQQIRDFAKKDVPLRTVLTDLVLGANPDRTATGPADPKQSLVWVIVGEGDQAKILITTRDASKNKYTLPREFVASE, encoded by the coding sequence ATGGCCGTCACCCTCGTCGAATTTTGGAAGCAGCTGATCGCAAGCGGTCTAGGCGATGCCTCGACGCCGCCGCAGTGGGCTGCTGACTTCGCCCAGGACCACGGTGGAAAACCGCCTCGGGACGTTTCGGCATTGGCGAAGTGGCTCGTCAAAACGAATCGTTTACTTCCTTTTCAAGCATCCAACCTCATTCACGCCCCGCCAGCCGAGTTGGCAAAATTAGGCGGAAACAATCCAAATCGGATTCCGAAACTGCGGATAACGCCGTTAACCCAATCCGGCCCGTCGACATCAGAAAGCATGCCGCGGTGGCTGCCAGTCACGCGAGACGCGGTGGCAAACGAGCCGGCCCGTAACGGTTTCCTGTTCCAAATCCGCCCCGATCGGCTGACTCCGCAAGACGGCGATCGCCTGCGTAGCCTGGCGGCGATCAACAGCCCCTGCTTGCCGAGGATGGAGCTAGTTGGCTTACCCGGTGGGCCGCTTGGATCGACGGAATCATCCGTGCCCATTGGCGAGACCATTGATACCGTCGGGCTCTTGGTTTCGATGCCGGCTGGATGCTCGTTGTCCGAAAAGCTAGCTCAACAAGCAAAATGGCCCGCCCCAAAAATCTCGCAGTGGACCACATCCATCGCGTCGGCGATGAAGCAGCTCGCACCTTTTGTCACCGCGGGGACGCCGACCCCAACAAGCGATAGGATCTGGATCACGGACGACGGTCAAGCGATCTTGGGGGTCGATCCAGTCGAAACCTTTGCTCCTGGGACCTTCAATTTTCGCACCTCGTTTGGTGACACGGAATCCCACCTGCTGTACACGCCACCTGAACGGCTTGAGGGTGCTGGATTCACACCGATCCAAGAGCCGTCGATCATCTATTCGCTGGGGTGCCTTGCATACCGATTGCGAACGGGAAGCCATGCCTTCGCGGCTGCCGAGGACGATCAAATCCGATCCCGTCAGCTGAACGACGCTCCGCCTGAATTGGATGCAGCCGTCAAACAGGGCGCCAAGGGCGATCCGCTGTTTCGTGTTCTGGCTTACGCGTTGGCAAAGGATCCAGCCGCGCGTTTCGCGACGGTGGAGCAGTTCACGACAGCCCTCCAAGCCGCAGCAGCAACAAGCAGCGCCGCTCCCGCCGCTGCTGCACAACCACCGGCTGAACCAACGCAGCCGAAATCGCCTGACAAGTCCAGCGAACTGGCGAACTCGAGCGAACTGGCGAATTCAAGCGAACCGAAGGTAGCCAGCAAACCCAATCGGTCTAGCGAATCAGCTAAGCCCATCCAAACCGGTGAGCCCAGCGAGACCCAGCAATCAAGTAAGCCAACTCGCACCAGCAACCCCAAGCAGACCGAAACGAAGCCGGCTGTTGCGACTCGCAACTTAGCTCCTGAAAATCGAGCTCCGCCAGCGACGCCGGCGCAGGAACCGCCCAAGGCCCCGAAGCCCAAAACGAATTCGGACAACCAAGCAGACGACGCGGCTACAGCGAAAACAATTGCGGCTACTTCGCCACCTAGCAGCGACATATCCGGCGGCGACACCTCCAGCAATACGGTCTCCACTGCAAAGCCAAAAACCGCAAAGCAACAAACCGCAAAGCAACAAACCGTTAAGCAACAAACCGTTAAGCAACAAACCGTTAAGCAACAAACCGTTAAGCCACAAACTGCCAAGCCACCAGCCGCCAAACAACCGAGCGTTACCGAGCCAAGCGTCCCCACGACGGATGCCCCCACATCCGATACCCCCACGCCCCAAGTCGCGCCGAAAAGCAATCCGGCCGGCGAGACGCAAACGGCCATCCCGCGAAAGCGCGCCCCACGGCACCGCACCAGCTGGCTTGTCCTGCATTTCTTATGGATTCCAATCCTCCTATTGCTGGTTGCCCTCGCTCTCCAAGGACCTCCCGAACCGCGAGTCGCCAAGCGAATCCGTCCTGCTATCCCAGCCGTGATTCCACCAGTGGCCGGTCGGCCGCGTCAACCAACCCGCCCGACACGCCAACCGACCAACAACTCGTCGCCATCGGAATCCTCTCAACGGGAAACAATTCAGGTCGTCAAAAGCGACAAGATGCTGTGGGCGCCTCCCTCCGCTTTCAAACCCAAAGCACCGAACAACGACTCCGCATCCACCGCAGGACAGTCTGCCGCCACGATTTTGCTGCCGCCGGGTCCCGGTGCGATCGTTACCCTTGATCTTGGCAAGCTGAAAGAAACCGGTTTACTCGATACGTTCGCCCCCGAAGTCGCACCCTTGATGGACCAACTTCGCAAGCGAGTCGCCATCCCGCTTGATGACATTCGCATGATCGCGATGGGGTGGTACCGAGGATCCAGCGGAATCCCGAAACTAACGATTGCCGCCCACTTGAATGAACCGCAACCTTTCTCTCAGCTCATTGAAACGCTGGGTGTTTCAGAAGCACGCGGGAAAGGCGGCGTGAAGCTGTACATCGGCGAAGACGCTGCCAGCTTCGCGTACTACCCGAACAAGATCGGCGAATCCGACGCCGCGATGACCTCTGCTTTCGCGGTCGGTTCGATCGACCAGATTACCGAGGTCGCTGAAGTCGAAGGTGCCCCTGTGCTGTTGCCTCGCCAACTTGAAGAACTCTGGAAACATGCTGACCCGACCGACGCGGTCACACTACTGACGCAACCGAACTTTTTGGTCGCGGACGCCCGTGGCTGGGTAGAAGGAGCATCGCCGCCCATGGTCGGCTGGCTCCGTTCGGCGTTTATGCCGGAATGCGGCGGCGTGCTGTTGCGAATCGTCTCTGCCAACAAGGGCGGAAGCTATGTGGAGGCTCGGCTATCGACCGCCCCCGGCAAAAACCCCGTCGCGTTGGCGACCAAGCTACGCGACCGACTCGACGAATCTTCCGTTGAAGCGGAAGACTTTCTGGTCACCCGTGAAGTCGATCCATCATGGCGACTGCTAGCGTCTCGCTTGCCGATGATGTGGACGTTTGCCGATGACCAAACTCGATCTCAAGTCGAAGATCGCAACGTCATTTTCAACACCTACCTTCCACCCCAAGCACTACCGCAACTTGCCTTGGCAACCCTGTTAGCATCCAACACAACCACGAACGCATCGTCCGCGATTGCCGCCACCGAAACCGTGAAGTTGACGGTCGATCAAATGCTTGACCGGCCCATGTCGTTGTCATTCGGCCAGGAATCAATGCAGTTCGCGGTCGATACGATCACCAACGAATTCCAACAAGACTTGCCTCCTGGCAACACGATGCCGCCGGTTGAAATCGTTGGCTCGGACCTGCAACTCAACGGCATCACTCAAAACCAACAGATCCGCGACTTCGCTAAGAAAGACGTGCCTCTCCGAACCGTCCTGACCGACCTGGTCCTGGGGGCGAACCCCGACCGGACTGCGACTGGGCCCGCTGACCCAAAACAATCCCTGGTTTGGGTGATCGTTGGCGAGGGAGACCAAGCGAAGATCCTGATCACGACCCGCGACGCCTCCAAGAACAAGTACACGCTACCGAGAGAGTTTGTGGCGTCGGAATAG
- the rsgA gene encoding ribosome small subunit-dependent GTPase A yields the protein MAKKKGKTRAEFRKKHQGRVRDADLTRQFRQRPEENSIEDAVQAERLSGKGALTRKKTIAGAEREVDDDGGLQVDLKVDQTNLVQGRVLSVHGLQSKVLGQDDNLYACSTRQVLKSLATDQRGVLVAGDRVWFRIEHRDGVGRMSASQRAGAIRLEGAGENSALGGQSDQIVVADGMIERIEPRHGIICRASRGKQHVIAANVDALLIIASAAEPGIKPVLIDRMLLTAAQCEIEPIIVINKVDLVDFASLQALVGVYASLGYRVLPTSAETGQNLEYLRAFLKQRQTALAGQSGVGKSSLLNAIEPGLGLAVSHVSAENQKGRHTTTASRLIPLSDGGAVFDTPGIRQFQLWDIEASEVAGLMPDLRPYVSHCRYPNCLHLAEDDCAVKNAVADARIDARRYDAYCHLLEDDLVA from the coding sequence ATGGCAAAGAAGAAAGGCAAGACCCGCGCCGAGTTTCGCAAGAAGCATCAAGGCCGGGTTCGTGATGCCGATCTGACTCGCCAGTTTCGGCAACGCCCGGAAGAGAACTCGATCGAAGACGCTGTTCAGGCGGAGCGTTTGAGCGGCAAAGGGGCGTTGACTCGCAAGAAGACAATTGCGGGTGCGGAACGTGAGGTTGATGACGACGGTGGATTGCAGGTCGATTTGAAGGTCGATCAAACCAACTTGGTTCAGGGCCGCGTTCTCAGCGTTCATGGTCTGCAAAGCAAAGTGCTGGGCCAAGACGACAATCTTTATGCCTGCTCGACTCGCCAGGTTTTGAAATCGTTGGCAACTGACCAGCGTGGCGTGCTTGTCGCGGGTGACCGGGTTTGGTTCCGGATTGAACACCGCGATGGTGTCGGCCGGATGTCTGCAAGCCAGCGAGCAGGGGCGATCCGACTGGAGGGTGCTGGTGAGAACAGTGCGCTTGGCGGGCAATCCGATCAAATCGTGGTCGCCGATGGAATGATCGAACGGATCGAGCCTCGGCATGGAATCATTTGTCGTGCGAGCCGTGGCAAACAGCATGTGATCGCGGCCAACGTCGACGCGTTGCTGATCATCGCCAGCGCGGCCGAGCCCGGCATTAAGCCTGTGTTGATCGATCGGATGCTGTTGACCGCCGCCCAGTGTGAAATCGAACCCATCATCGTCATTAACAAAGTCGACTTGGTGGACTTTGCATCATTGCAGGCGTTGGTGGGTGTGTACGCGTCGTTGGGTTACCGGGTGCTGCCCACGTCCGCGGAAACGGGGCAAAATCTTGAATACTTGCGTGCATTTTTGAAGCAGCGGCAAACCGCCTTGGCCGGCCAAAGTGGTGTGGGGAAGAGTAGTTTGCTCAACGCGATCGAGCCCGGATTGGGGCTGGCTGTTTCGCATGTCAGTGCCGAGAATCAAAAGGGACGGCACACCACCACCGCGTCTCGATTGATTCCGCTTAGCGACGGTGGTGCGGTGTTTGATACGCCCGGCATCCGTCAGTTTCAGCTTTGGGACATCGAGGCATCCGAGGTCGCTGGGTTGATGCCCGACTTGCGACCCTACGTCAGTCACTGTCGATATCCGAATTGTCTGCATCTGGCCGAAGACGATTGCGCCGTCAAGAATGCAGTCGCTGACGCCCGGATTGATGCACGTCGCTATGACGCGTATTGCCACCTGCTCGAAGATGATCTGGTCGCATAG